One Synergistales bacterium DNA segment encodes these proteins:
- a CDS encoding putative lipid II flippase FtsW, which yields MNKGWGRAENKVTVQSIIWVIPLLLCGLSVLMVASATSGSSLTISGEALVWGYKQACWVVAGFVMMLVVYVMPVNFWRRGSGLMWGGALILVGLTLIPGLGVHAGGASRWLALGPVTLQTSEVLSFAVVLHAARKANEEDVSTLRLFLRCMAIALSSSFLLLMQPDFGGAVIVFVLTVGVFAARRGWFYPLLGSFVVLVTAVPPLVMMKSYRLRRILACYDPWSDPLDAGFQAIQGLIAFASGGLWGQGVGKGLQKMAYLPAAHTDFIFATLGEEVGLVGTLGVLAAFTVWVIAIWREERRLRDPFLATLLWGATLSVVLPVIVNIGGELKLLPLTGVVLPFLSYGGSAMVMAWMKVGIIVRLTRYATLESR from the coding sequence ATGAATAAGGGTTGGGGTCGGGCTGAAAACAAGGTCACTGTACAATCCATAATCTGGGTGATACCACTGCTCCTGTGCGGGCTCAGCGTCCTGATGGTTGCGTCCGCGACGAGCGGTAGTTCCTTGACAATCTCCGGCGAGGCGCTGGTTTGGGGATACAAGCAGGCCTGCTGGGTCGTTGCAGGCTTTGTGATGATGCTCGTTGTCTATGTTATGCCGGTGAACTTCTGGAGGCGAGGCAGCGGGTTGATGTGGGGGGGCGCGCTGATCCTTGTGGGGCTTACCCTTATTCCCGGTCTGGGTGTGCATGCTGGGGGTGCATCCCGCTGGCTTGCCCTTGGGCCCGTAACCCTGCAGACCTCCGAGGTTCTTTCCTTTGCGGTGGTCCTCCATGCGGCCAGAAAGGCGAATGAAGAAGACGTGTCGACGCTTCGTCTCTTTCTTCGCTGTATGGCGATAGCCCTTTCCTCCTCGTTTCTTTTGCTGATGCAGCCGGATTTCGGGGGAGCCGTGATTGTGTTCGTCCTGACCGTGGGGGTCTTCGCCGCCCGGCGCGGGTGGTTCTATCCTCTTTTGGGATCATTCGTTGTCCTGGTGACGGCGGTACCGCCGCTGGTGATGATGAAGAGCTACCGATTGCGCCGGATACTTGCCTGTTATGATCCATGGTCGGATCCGCTGGATGCGGGGTTTCAGGCCATCCAGGGCCTCATAGCCTTTGCCAGTGGAGGTCTCTGGGGGCAGGGGGTCGGCAAGGGGCTTCAAAAGATGGCCTATCTCCCCGCGGCGCACACGGACTTTATCTTTGCGACGCTCGGGGAGGAGGTCGGTTTGGTTGGGACACTGGGGGTGCTGGCGGCGTTCACGGTCTGGGTCATTGCCATATGGAGGGAAGAACGTCGGCTCCGGGATCCTTTCCTTGCTACGCTGTTGTGGGGAGCGACACTTTCGGTGGTGCTGCCGGTGATAGTCAACATAGGGGGAGAACTGAAATTGCTTCCATTAACCGGTGTGGTTCTACCGTTTTTGAGCTATGGAGGCAGTGCAATGGTGATGGCGTGGATGAAGGTTGGAATCATCGTAAGACTGACAAGGTATGCGACGCTGGAGTCGCGATAA